One segment of Bacillus alkalisoli DNA contains the following:
- a CDS encoding glucose-6-phosphate isomerase — MTHIRFDYTKALSFFGEHELTYLQDAVKVAHHSLHEKTGAGNDFLGWVELPTDYDKEEFSRIVASAEKIKSDSDILLVVGIGGSYLGARAAIEMLNHSFYNALTKEQRKTPQVVFVGNNISSTYMKDLMELIEGKDFSINVISKSGTTTEPALAFRIFRKMLEEKYGKEEARKRIYATTDEARGALKTLATEEGYESFIIPDDVGGRYSVLTAVGLLPIAVSGVNIEAMMKGAQDASIDLEKSELSENIAYQYAAVRNVLYNKGKTIEMLINYEPGLQYFSEWWKQLFGESEGKDQKGIFPASANFSTDLHSLGQYVQEGRRDLFETIIKVEKPRHELVIEEEASDLDGLNYLAGQTVDFVNTKAYEGTMLAHTDGGVPNLIVSIPEMDAYTFGYLVYFFEKACAMSGYLLGVNPFDQPGVEAYKVNMFALLGKPGYEDVKAELEKRLK; from the coding sequence ATGACACATATTCGCTTTGATTATACGAAAGCTTTATCGTTTTTTGGCGAACACGAACTTACATACTTACAAGATGCAGTAAAAGTAGCACACCACTCTTTACACGAGAAAACTGGTGCGGGCAACGATTTTTTAGGTTGGGTAGAACTTCCGACAGATTATGATAAAGAAGAATTTTCTCGTATTGTTGCAAGTGCAGAGAAAATTAAAAGCGACTCGGATATCCTTTTAGTAGTAGGAATTGGTGGTTCTTACTTAGGAGCACGTGCGGCGATTGAAATGTTAAACCACTCTTTCTATAACGCTTTAACGAAAGAGCAACGTAAAACTCCACAAGTAGTTTTCGTTGGAAACAATATTAGTTCAACTTATATGAAAGATTTAATGGAATTAATCGAAGGAAAAGATTTCTCTATTAATGTTATTTCTAAATCAGGAACAACTACGGAGCCAGCTCTAGCTTTCCGTATTTTCCGTAAAATGTTAGAAGAGAAATACGGGAAAGAAGAAGCGCGTAAACGTATTTACGCAACAACAGACGAAGCACGTGGAGCATTAAAAACACTAGCTACAGAAGAAGGCTATGAATCATTCATTATTCCGGATGATGTTGGTGGACGTTATTCCGTTCTAACAGCTGTAGGTTTACTACCAATCGCCGTTTCTGGTGTGAATATTGAAGCGATGATGAAAGGTGCACAAGATGCTAGCATTGATTTAGAAAAATCAGAGCTATCCGAGAACATTGCTTACCAGTACGCAGCAGTCCGTAATGTCCTTTACAACAAGGGAAAAACGATTGAAATGCTTATTAACTACGAGCCAGGTTTACAATACTTCTCAGAATGGTGGAAGCAATTATTCGGCGAAAGTGAAGGAAAAGATCAGAAAGGTATTTTCCCTGCATCAGCAAACTTCTCTACAGACCTTCATTCTTTAGGTCAGTATGTACAAGAAGGCCGCCGTGACTTATTTGAAACCATTATTAAAGTAGAAAAACCTCGTCATGAATTAGTGATTGAAGAAGAAGCGTCAGATTTAGATGGCTTAAACTACTTAGCTGGTCAAACAGTAGACTTTGTAAACACGAAAGCTTACGAAGGAACGATGCTTGCTCACACAGACGGTGGCGTACCGAACTTAATCGTAAGTATTCCAGAAATGGATGCATACACATTCGGATACTTAGTATACTTCTTCGAAAAAGCATGTGCGATGAGCGGTTACTTATTAGGTGTCAACCCGTTTGATCAGCCAGGCGTAGAAGCTTATAAAGTAAACATGTTTGCTTTATTAGGTAAACCAGGATATGAAGATGTGAAAGCGGAATTAGAGAAGAGATTGAAATAA
- a CDS encoding YugN-like family protein — protein sequence MIPIPSKVEGQEFQLYKLEKELKPLGYVIGGGWEYDHGYFDYKIDDKVGYQFLRVPFQSIDGQLDSHGATVEIGRPFLLAHKYQVGLDDNVQVWNKSASFNQFSEPQDPDAEFPKEYVELGHALVKELEQILT from the coding sequence ATGATTCCAATTCCTTCAAAAGTTGAAGGGCAAGAATTCCAATTATACAAATTAGAAAAAGAACTTAAACCGTTAGGCTATGTTATAGGTGGCGGCTGGGAATATGACCATGGTTATTTTGATTACAAAATAGATGACAAAGTAGGGTATCAATTCCTTCGTGTACCATTTCAATCAATTGATGGACAGTTGGACTCACATGGTGCAACCGTTGAAATTGGCCGCCCATTTTTATTAGCACATAAATACCAAGTTGGACTCGATGATAATGTACAAGTATGGAACAAATCGGCGTCTTTCAATCAATTTTCCGAACCACAAGACCCAGACGCCGAATTTCCAAAAGAATATGTAGAACTTGGTCATGCACTAGTAAAAGAACTCGAACAAATCTTAACTTAG
- a CDS encoding potassium channel family protein — MARRKIRGPYYFDFLHWPLILRILAVIFIINLFFGIVIHFVEPKEFPLIFDGVWWAFVTTATLGYGDYVPITILGRVIAIILILFGTGFVTTYFVSLAAGAIASQTAYTEGKVDYKGSKHIIVIGWNERVRATMEQLKELVSEPMSIVLIDETLKEIPVHHNTIFYIKGNPCHDETLKKANISEAEIVIITADQGKDERLADMGTVLTILAVKGLNPRVYTIAEILTATQVNNAKRAGADEIIQTNLLSSYCMTNSMVSNGMSTTLVNMLDQLKGSKLKYLDVNEEDLQKTFEQMSNFLLQSKILLIGIKRRGETMVNPPLHTKIEEQDRLLVIKD, encoded by the coding sequence ATGGCTAGGAGAAAAATACGTGGTCCTTACTATTTTGACTTTTTACACTGGCCGCTTATTTTACGAATTCTCGCTGTCATATTTATCATAAACCTGTTTTTTGGAATTGTTATACATTTTGTAGAACCTAAAGAATTTCCGTTAATTTTTGACGGAGTTTGGTGGGCATTTGTAACTACTGCAACACTCGGATATGGTGATTACGTTCCTATAACTATTTTAGGCAGAGTTATTGCAATTATTTTAATTTTATTTGGTACAGGTTTTGTTACAACTTATTTTGTATCGTTAGCAGCGGGTGCTATCGCATCACAGACTGCTTATACGGAGGGTAAAGTGGATTATAAAGGATCAAAACACATTATTGTAATAGGATGGAATGAAAGAGTTAGAGCAACTATGGAGCAACTGAAAGAATTAGTTAGTGAACCAATGTCCATTGTATTGATTGACGAAACATTAAAGGAAATACCCGTGCACCATAATACTATTTTTTATATTAAAGGAAACCCTTGCCACGATGAAACGTTAAAAAAAGCGAATATTAGTGAAGCCGAAATTGTGATTATTACTGCAGATCAAGGAAAAGATGAACGGTTAGCAGATATGGGCACCGTATTAACGATTTTAGCAGTGAAGGGTTTAAATCCAAGGGTTTACACGATAGCTGAAATATTAACTGCTACTCAAGTGAATAATGCAAAGCGGGCTGGTGCTGATGAAATTATTCAAACAAATTTATTGTCTAGTTATTGTATGACAAATAGTATGGTTTCAAACGGGATGTCAACTACTTTGGTGAATATGTTAGATCAACTAAAGGGAAGCAAATTAAAATATTTAGATGTGAATGAGGAAGATTTACAAAAGACGTTTGAACAAATGAGTAATTTTTTATTGCAAAGCAAGATTTTGTTAATAGGAATTAAAAGAAGAGGGGAAACAATGGTGAATCCACCTCTTCATACTAAGATTGAGGAACAAGACAGACTATTGGTTATTAAAGACTAA
- a CDS encoding atypical membrane-integrating protein (Mistic protein), with the protein MMKLNPDEKAKLSQAIDQMNESLDEFIELYNEAEEDKEVIVFDEEVMELVKLGKEAIGEEALTKKINSIIKEVLSFMNTKQEKE; encoded by the coding sequence ATGATGAAGCTAAATCCAGATGAGAAAGCTAAGTTAAGTCAAGCCATCGATCAAATGAATGAAAGTTTGGATGAATTTATTGAATTATATAATGAGGCTGAGGAAGATAAAGAGGTTATTGTGTTTGATGAAGAAGTAATGGAGTTAGTTAAATTAGGTAAGGAAGCTATTGGTGAAGAAGCATTAACGAAAAAAATAAATTCCATCATAAAAGAAGTATTATCTTTCATGAATACAAAACAGGAGAAGGAATAA
- a CDS encoding H-type small acid-soluble spore protein: MDQRRVKQILSSSADINVLYQGASVWIDELHEDGRTATVHLRGPLEERTTVDIGDLQESE, encoded by the coding sequence ATGGATCAAAGACGAGTAAAGCAAATATTATCTTCATCAGCAGATATTAATGTATTGTATCAGGGTGCTTCTGTTTGGATTGATGAACTTCACGAAGATGGCAGAACTGCAACAGTTCATTTAAGAGGACCATTAGAAGAGAGAACTACTGTAGATATTGGTGATTTGCAAGAAAGTGAATAG
- a CDS encoding dicarboxylate/amino acid:cation symporter, translated as MRKIGLLPRIIMAIFLGILIGAFMPEWFTRLFVTFNGIFGAFLGFAIPLIIIAFIAPGISDIGKGAGKFLGITAGIAYLSTIVAGLLAYFAAVTLFPTILGNSVSNNAFDGAEDAMLSGFFEIQIPAVMGVMTALVLAFTLGLGMAAIKGSSLKTVMVDFRSIIELVISKIIIPLLPVHILGIFANMTQGGQVQTIMSVFAKVFVLIIALHFVMLILQYIISGTISKKNPFAMMKGMLPAYFTALGTQSSASTIPVTLERAKKIGVKEKVADFAVPLLATIHLSGSTITIVSCAMAVMYINGFEFSFGLVFPFIMMLGVTMIAAPGVPGGAVMAALGLLDTMLGFNGTMLALMMALYMAQDSFGTACNVTGDGAIANAVDALTNKKAS; from the coding sequence ATGAGGAAAATAGGACTTTTACCTAGAATTATTATGGCGATTTTTCTTGGGATTTTAATTGGGGCGTTTATGCCTGAATGGTTTACTCGTTTATTCGTAACGTTTAATGGGATTTTCGGCGCATTTTTAGGCTTTGCCATTCCATTAATTATTATTGCGTTCATCGCACCTGGTATTAGTGATATAGGTAAAGGAGCTGGAAAGTTTCTAGGAATAACAGCTGGAATAGCTTATTTATCCACAATAGTCGCTGGTTTACTAGCATATTTTGCAGCTGTAACCTTGTTCCCTACTATATTAGGAAATAGTGTTTCTAACAATGCATTTGACGGTGCAGAAGATGCAATGCTTTCTGGATTTTTCGAAATTCAAATTCCTGCCGTAATGGGTGTTATGACTGCACTAGTTTTAGCATTCACGCTTGGATTAGGTATGGCAGCAATCAAAGGAAGTTCTTTGAAAACTGTAATGGTAGACTTCCGTTCTATTATCGAATTAGTAATCTCTAAAATTATTATTCCATTATTACCTGTTCATATTTTAGGTATTTTCGCGAACATGACTCAAGGTGGACAAGTTCAAACGATAATGAGTGTGTTTGCTAAAGTGTTTGTGTTAATTATCGCGCTACATTTTGTCATGTTAATTTTACAGTATATTATTAGTGGAACGATTTCGAAGAAAAATCCTTTTGCCATGATGAAAGGTATGTTACCAGCATACTTCACAGCATTAGGAACGCAGTCTTCTGCATCTACTATTCCTGTTACTTTAGAAAGAGCAAAGAAAATTGGCGTGAAAGAGAAAGTGGCAGATTTCGCTGTACCATTACTTGCAACGATTCATCTTTCCGGAAGTACGATTACAATCGTCTCTTGTGCGATGGCAGTAATGTACATTAATGGTTTTGAATTTTCATTTGGTTTAGTTTTCCCATTCATTATGATGTTAGGTGTAACGATGATTGCAGCACCTGGTGTTCCTGGTGGAGCAGTAATGGCGGCGTTAGGTTTACTTGACACAATGTTAGGATTTAACGGAACAATGCTAGCGTTAATGATGGCCCTGTACATGGCGCAAGATAGCTTCGGTACAGCATGTAACGTAACTGGCGACGGTGCGATTGCGAATGCAGTAGATGCGTTGACTAATAAAAAAGCTAGCTAA
- the proC gene encoding pyrroline-5-carboxylate reductase, which translates to MLKRKTIGFIGAGSMAEAMISGIVSSNLLPSNQIIASNRNNIDRLASLEKMYGIRGVTKNHLLISELDIIVLAMKPKDIEIALEDLKPFVKPHQLILSVIAGVSTAMLEERLPNGQAIIRVMPNTSSTIGESATAISLGKNATAQHRNMTELLLSSIGKVYVIKEEQMDIFTGVAGSGPAYFYYLMEHMEKTAKDAGLDPTVTREVVAQTIFGAAKMIMDGNETPSQLRKNVTSPNGTTAAGLSALRKNGGGSAISAAIKSATHRSKELCEEKNSKELIYN; encoded by the coding sequence ATGCTAAAAAGAAAAACAATAGGATTTATTGGGGCGGGTTCGATGGCAGAAGCGATGATTTCTGGAATCGTTTCGTCAAACTTATTACCAAGTAATCAAATTATCGCTAGTAATCGCAACAACATAGACCGTTTAGCATCTTTAGAAAAAATGTACGGAATAAGAGGAGTAACAAAAAATCACCTTTTAATAAGTGAGTTAGATATTATTGTTTTGGCGATGAAGCCGAAAGATATTGAAATAGCTTTGGAAGATTTAAAACCATTCGTAAAACCACATCAATTAATATTATCTGTCATTGCTGGAGTTTCAACAGCAATGTTGGAAGAGAGATTACCTAATGGACAAGCTATTATTCGAGTAATGCCTAACACGTCAAGTACAATTGGTGAATCTGCGACAGCTATATCGCTAGGAAAAAACGCTACAGCTCAACATAGAAATATGACTGAACTGTTATTGTCCTCCATAGGGAAAGTATATGTGATAAAAGAAGAACAGATGGATATTTTCACTGGTGTTGCTGGAAGTGGTCCAGCCTACTTTTATTACTTAATGGAGCATATGGAAAAAACAGCAAAAGACGCTGGATTAGATCCAACCGTTACAAGAGAAGTAGTGGCACAGACAATATTTGGCGCTGCGAAAATGATTATGGATGGAAATGAGACCCCTTCACAATTACGTAAAAACGTGACATCTCCAAATGGAACAACGGCAGCAGGTTTATCTGCCCTGCGCAAAAATGGTGGAGGCAGTGCCATTTCAGCTGCCATAAAAAGTGCGACCCATCGTTCAAAAGAGCTTTGTGAAGAAAAAAATTCAAAAGAACTAATTTATAATTGA
- a CDS encoding M20 family metallopeptidase, with the protein MEKYLREKQEEMLQLIEKLVNIDSGTHFKTGVDKVGRILKKQYEQLGFVVTVKEEEKFGNNLIIKHKDAVDPKIILVAHMDTVFPEGTVAKRPFRLEGDIAYGPGVVDMKSSLVEMLYAIRGLQYENQDCYKNIQIILNSDEEVGSPKSKKLIEEEAVGKEYALIMEPARKDGSLVSSRRGGGRYKIIVKGKSAHAGIEPQKGRSAIEELAYKVIQLNGLTDYKKGISVNVGLIEGGSSVNTIPPMAVAHVDIRISEIEQAEYVEQKIKEICSMNDVSGTEITYKGAINRPPLEKNEQNEQLFDIIQGVGKEIGLQFKDTATGGGSDAAFTSATGVPTIDGLGPVGGNAHSENEYVEIKTLPERTLLLAKTIERLSE; encoded by the coding sequence GTGGAAAAGTATTTACGAGAAAAACAAGAAGAAATGCTACAACTAATAGAAAAGTTAGTGAATATAGATAGTGGCACACATTTCAAAACAGGTGTAGACAAAGTAGGTAGAATTTTAAAAAAGCAATACGAGCAACTTGGCTTTGTTGTTACTGTAAAAGAAGAAGAGAAGTTTGGAAACAACCTTATCATTAAACATAAAGACGCAGTAGATCCGAAAATTATATTAGTAGCACATATGGATACCGTTTTTCCAGAAGGGACAGTAGCAAAACGACCTTTTCGATTAGAAGGGGATATAGCATATGGTCCTGGTGTTGTTGACATGAAGTCTAGTCTTGTTGAAATGTTGTATGCTATTAGAGGCTTACAATATGAAAATCAAGACTGCTACAAAAACATTCAAATAATATTAAACAGTGATGAAGAAGTAGGATCGCCGAAATCTAAAAAGTTAATTGAAGAAGAAGCTGTTGGAAAAGAATATGCCCTTATTATGGAGCCCGCGAGGAAAGACGGTTCCCTTGTTTCGTCTAGACGAGGTGGTGGTAGGTACAAAATTATCGTGAAAGGGAAATCTGCTCACGCAGGAATCGAACCACAAAAAGGTCGCAGTGCAATTGAAGAACTAGCGTACAAAGTCATTCAACTAAATGGTTTAACAGATTATAAAAAAGGGATAAGTGTTAATGTTGGACTAATTGAAGGTGGTTCATCTGTAAATACGATACCACCCATGGCAGTTGCACATGTTGATATTCGTATTTCTGAGATAGAACAAGCGGAATACGTAGAACAAAAGATAAAAGAAATCTGTTCGATGAATGATGTGTCTGGTACCGAGATAACGTACAAAGGGGCAATTAATCGCCCGCCACTTGAAAAAAACGAACAAAATGAACAACTCTTTGATATTATTCAAGGTGTTGGAAAAGAGATAGGCCTCCAGTTTAAAGATACAGCAACAGGAGGAGGTTCAGATGCAGCATTTACCTCAGCAACTGGGGTCCCAACAATAGATGGATTAGGTCCTGTTGGAGGAAATGCACATAGTGAGAATGAATATGTAGAAATAAAAACACTTCCTGAACGTACTCTTTTATTAGCCAAAACAATAGAACGATTATCTGAGTGA
- a CDS encoding ATP-binding protein, producing MKRLIDKVINRNRTIELTKAPNNPFSQKELTYNEYSFITKRGFIVRKIAQYLDFNGEVSNYLYNLSLNKPMLQINESSDGLEQIIHLSEQLLTWNESREDIPAEIKELNVNNDMKNALLKVYHVHKDDLFLHSENEFKSPTSDAQASEWQIYREVIYAATQGKFLLIDKEEISNYKTDDILCTKVIKERADIPASRAITKEALDMRGYTGPKTMGLLLVLSEAITNVIKHAEHGKMTLMECMNSNELRIMVEDIGPGFPLKELPKNTLLAGYSTKKSLGQGFTLMMKMAKSVALYTSPTGSTLIIIFDNCNVKAGDEPKAYSEGVSMK from the coding sequence TTGAAACGGCTCATCGATAAAGTTATAAATAGAAATCGAACCATTGAACTTACAAAAGCCCCAAATAATCCATTCTCACAAAAAGAGCTAACATATAATGAATATTCTTTTATTACTAAAAGAGGCTTTATTGTACGGAAAATAGCCCAATATTTAGATTTTAATGGAGAAGTTAGCAATTACCTATACAATCTTTCCTTAAACAAGCCGATGTTACAAATTAATGAATCTAGTGATGGATTAGAGCAAATTATTCATTTAAGCGAGCAACTTCTAACTTGGAACGAATCAAGAGAAGATATTCCTGCTGAAATAAAAGAATTAAACGTAAATAATGATATGAAAAACGCTCTTTTAAAAGTATATCATGTTCATAAAGATGATTTATTCTTACATTCTGAAAACGAATTCAAGAGTCCGACAAGTGATGCTCAAGCTAGTGAGTGGCAAATCTATCGAGAAGTAATTTACGCTGCAACACAAGGTAAGTTTTTATTAATTGATAAAGAAGAAATATCCAATTATAAAACAGACGATATCCTTTGTACGAAAGTAATAAAGGAACGTGCAGACATTCCTGCTAGTAGAGCGATTACGAAAGAAGCTCTAGATATGCGCGGGTATACTGGTCCGAAAACTATGGGGTTATTGTTAGTTCTTTCTGAAGCAATTACAAACGTCATTAAACATGCTGAGCATGGAAAGATGACGTTAATGGAATGTATGAATAGCAATGAACTAAGAATAATGGTAGAAGACATAGGTCCCGGTTTTCCGTTAAAAGAGCTACCGAAAAACACATTGTTAGCAGGTTATTCTACAAAAAAATCTCTAGGTCAAGGATTTACACTAATGATGAAAATGGCTAAAAGTGTAGCTTTATATACTTCCCCAACTGGTTCAACTCTTATCATTATTTTTGATAACTGTAATGTGAAAGCAGGGGATGAACCTAAAGCTTACTCGGAAGGAGTGAGCATGAAATGA